A region of bacterium DNA encodes the following proteins:
- a CDS encoding type II toxin-antitoxin system VapC family toxin, whose protein sequence is MILVDTDVMIDLLREYPPAVAWLDFLGEEEIVLPGFVVMELIQGCRNKTEQEKVEKELGTYSVVWPSSKICDEALSALVRYHLSHRLGILDALIGQMAVALNLPLYTFNQRDYPAIPKLKTGQPYKKSF, encoded by the coding sequence ATGATTCTTGTAGATACTGATGTGATGATAGACCTTTTGCGTGAATACCCACCTGCGGTGGCTTGGCTAGATTTCCTCGGTGAAGAAGAAATCGTTTTACCTGGATTTGTGGTTATGGAGCTGATTCAAGGCTGTAGAAACAAGACTGAGCAAGAGAAGGTAGAAAAGGAATTGGGAACTTATAGCGTAGTTTGGCCTTCATCAAAGATATGTGATGAGGCGTTGTCTGCGCTTGTCCGTTATCATCTTAGCCATAGGCTGGGAATCCTTGATGCCTTAATTGGTCAAATGGCTGTGGCTTTGAATTTACCTCTATACACTTTCAACCAGAGAGATTACCCAGCCATCCCTAAATTGAAAACTGGACAACCCTATAAGAAGAGTTTCTGA
- a CDS encoding NADH-ubiquinone oxidoreductase-F iron-sulfur binding region domain-containing protein, which yields KRIVTRNCGIIDPENIDDYIKIGGYSALKKAKTMSPEEIIEEITKSGLRGRGGAGFPTGLKWKLTRQNPPPRFVICNADEGDPGAFMDRAVLESDPHSVLEGMAIGGYSIGADIGYIYVRMEYPLAIKRLEIAIAQAEEKGLLDGFKIKIKEGAGAFVCGEETALIASIEGKRGMPRLRPPFPAQSGLFQRPTNINNVETWANIPWIILEGEEKFASLGTEKSKGTKVFCLAGKVKNPGLIEVEMGISLREIVFSLGSGIRDNKRFKAIQIGGPSGGCIPEALLDTPVDYDSITKTGAIMGSGGMVIMDETTCMVDVARFFLNFVQDESCGKCTLCRIGTRRMLEILTRITEGKGEISDISLLEELALTIKSASLCGLGQTAPNPVLTTLKYFRDEYEAHIKDKKCPAKVCKALLTYSINPNVCTGCGLCAKKCPNNAISGEKKKAHKIDQDKCIKCGICYDTCKFGAIIVE from the coding sequence AAAAAGGATTGTCACGCGGAATTGTGGCATTATAGACCCTGAGAATATTGATGATTATATAAAAATTGGTGGATATAGTGCCTTAAAAAAGGCAAAAACAATGTCTCCAGAGGAAATCATTGAGGAAATAACAAAATCTGGCTTAAGGGGAAGGGGTGGAGCGGGATTTCCCACTGGTTTAAAATGGAAACTTACCCGGCAAAACCCTCCTCCCAGGTTTGTTATTTGCAATGCCGATGAGGGTGACCCAGGTGCATTTATGGACAGGGCTGTTTTGGAGAGCGACCCCCATTCTGTTTTGGAGGGAATGGCGATTGGCGGTTATAGTATTGGTGCGGATATTGGCTATATCTATGTCAGGATGGAATATCCCTTGGCAATAAAGAGGCTGGAGATTGCAATAGCCCAGGCAGAAGAAAAAGGTCTTTTGGATGGATTTAAAATAAAGATAAAAGAAGGGGCAGGCGCATTTGTCTGCGGAGAAGAAACCGCTCTAATTGCCTCAATTGAAGGAAAAAGGGGGATGCCAAGGCTAAGGCCTCCCTTTCCTGCCCAATCTGGATTATTTCAAAGACCAACCAATATAAATAATGTGGAAACCTGGGCAAACATCCCCTGGATAATTTTGGAAGGAGAGGAAAAATTTGCCTCCTTAGGAACAGAAAAATCAAAGGGAACAAAGGTATTCTGCTTGGCAGGAAAGGTAAAGAACCCAGGGCTTATTGAGGTTGAAATGGGAATAAGCCTAAGGGAGATTGTCTTTAGCCTTGGTTCTGGAATAAGGGATAACAAAAGATTTAAGGCTATTCAGATAGGTGGTCCCTCGGGTGGATGCATTCCTGAAGCCCTTTTGGATACCCCGGTTGACTATGATTCCATTACCAAAACAGGGGCGATTATGGGTTCGGGTGGTATGGTTATTATGGATGAGACAACCTGTATGGTTGATGTAGCAAGGTTTTTCCTTAATTTTGTCCAGGATGAGAGCTGCGGGAAATGCACCTTATGCAGAATAGGAACAAGGAGGATGCTTGAGATTCTTACGCGTATTACCGAAGGCAAAGGGGAGATTTCCGATATTTCTCTTTTGGAAGAGCTTGCCTTAACCATAAAATCAGCAAGCCTTTGCGGACTTGGTCAAACCGCACCAAACCCTGTGCTTACAACCCTGAAATACTTTAGGGATGAATATGAGGCACATATAAAGGATAAAAAATGCCCTGCCAAGGTATGCAAAGCCTTACTTACTTATTCCATAAACCCTAATGTTTGCACCGGCTGCGGTCTATGCGCCAAAAAATGCCCAAATAATGCAATCTCGGGAGAGAAAAAGAAAGCTCATAAAATAGACCAGGATAAATGTATAAAATGTGGGATATGCTATGATACCTGTAAGTTTGGTGCAATTATTGTAGAGTAG